The Alkalispirochaeta americana genome contains a region encoding:
- a CDS encoding ABC transporter permease: protein MAGTGMNGKQWRTLRDKGLQKLLAPLALVLIYLFFGFFGRNFFSYNTLVNILDASYYIGFLALGVTFVIITGGIDLSVGTVAMCAAIVGGTAFRTWGWSMGPSLVLIMAVATFFGLINGLMVAKLKLPPFIATLGMMMVSMGIGSIVSNVRSAAFPPRSDPSGWFRNIFKYISPDRVAIPTGALVLFGVTIIFHIILTRTKMGRYIFAIGSNKEAARLSGVKVERWEMSAYIVSGIAAGISGISFAAVYTTVMPAQGQGFELFAIAGAVIGGTSLSGGVGSVFGTLIGVFIMAVLRSGLPAMNLQAHYQTFFTGIVVIAAVLLDIYRTKKTSEVRVLTPADLYRSDMQRKIDQIRGGLSSTGGGSSEDIPAGREQIQALQQEMKETYRRMRREEKAEAARVEAEEKAAEREFRAMLKKEKD, encoded by the coding sequence ATGGCAGGAACAGGGATGAACGGAAAACAGTGGCGTACGCTTCGTGACAAGGGGCTCCAGAAGTTGCTGGCGCCCCTGGCGCTGGTATTGATTTACCTCTTCTTCGGCTTCTTCGGGCGGAATTTTTTTTCCTACAATACGCTGGTCAATATTCTTGACGCCTCCTATTACATAGGGTTTCTCGCCCTGGGGGTCACCTTTGTGATTATCACCGGGGGGATCGATCTCTCCGTGGGGACCGTTGCCATGTGCGCGGCCATTGTTGGTGGCACGGCGTTCCGCACCTGGGGGTGGTCCATGGGGCCTTCCCTGGTGCTGATCATGGCGGTGGCCACCTTCTTCGGGCTGATCAACGGGTTGATGGTGGCAAAGCTGAAGCTTCCTCCTTTCATTGCAACCCTGGGAATGATGATGGTTTCCATGGGGATCGGTTCGATCGTCTCCAACGTGCGGAGCGCCGCCTTTCCTCCGAGGTCTGATCCCTCGGGGTGGTTCCGAAATATCTTCAAGTACATCTCTCCCGATCGCGTGGCGATCCCCACGGGAGCTCTGGTGCTCTTCGGGGTGACAATTATCTTTCACATCATTCTGACCCGAACCAAAATGGGTCGCTACATTTTTGCCATCGGGAGCAACAAGGAAGCGGCCCGTTTGTCTGGGGTGAAGGTCGAACGCTGGGAGATGTCAGCCTACATCGTGAGTGGTATTGCCGCTGGTATCAGCGGTATCTCCTTTGCCGCCGTCTATACCACGGTGATGCCTGCCCAGGGCCAGGGGTTTGAGCTCTTTGCTATCGCCGGAGCAGTTATCGGCGGAACATCCCTTTCGGGAGGAGTGGGATCGGTCTTCGGCACGCTGATCGGGGTGTTTATCATGGCCGTGCTTCGCAGCGGGTTGCCCGCCATGAATCTTCAGGCTCACTACCAGACCTTTTTCACGGGGATTGTGGTGATCGCGGCGGTTCTTCTGGATATCTACCGAACCAAAAAGACCTCGGAGGTGAGGGTTCTCACGCCGGCCGATCTCTATCGAAGCGATATGCAGCGGAAGATCGACCAGATTCGGGGGGGGCTCTCGTCCACCGGGGGGGGCTCTTCCGAGGACATCCCGGCAGGGCGGGAGCAGATACAGGCGCTCCAGCAGGAAATGAAAGAGACCTACCGGCGCATGCGCCGCGAGGAGAAAGCTGAGGCGGCCCGGGTTGAGGCTGAAGAAAAGGCAGCAGAGCGGGAGTTTCGGGCGATGCTCAAAAAAGAGAAAGACTAG
- a CDS encoding sugar ABC transporter ATP-binding protein — MEERAETEEILSLKGIEKTFTGVRALKGVDFSLLRGEVHALVGENGAGKSTLVKTLTGIVKKDAGEISYLGRFFNPRHPKYALEMGIGIIHQELNMMDHLTVAQNIFIGRESTRPGGLLLDEGEQNRRAARLFDRLNMDIDPTALLGTLTVGKQQMVEIAKAVSHDLRVLILDEPTAALTNNEIAELFTIMRGLSDQGVGMIYISHRMDEIGEITHRVTVMRDGEYVGTRVTRDVSRDEIINMMVGRVIFETPKEKSAVPDDAPVVLKVDHLKAGRMVKDVSFSLRQGEILGFAGLMGAGRTETARAIFGADPVQRGMIEIKGRPVWIKTPADAVAHGLGYLSEDRKRYGLALNLSIRENAVMAALERFEKNWFIQFRKVAAETEAYIEKLRVKTPSIDQIIRNLSGGNQQKVVIAKWLIRNSDILIFDEPTRGIDVGAKSEIYALMTELAEQGKSIIMISSELPEVLRMSDRVVVMCEGRITGELDISEASQESIMKLATMRNQE; from the coding sequence ATGGAAGAAAGAGCAGAGACCGAAGAGATACTCTCCCTCAAGGGAATCGAGAAGACCTTTACGGGGGTTCGGGCCCTGAAGGGCGTAGATTTCTCCCTGCTCCGGGGGGAAGTTCACGCGCTGGTCGGAGAGAACGGTGCCGGGAAATCAACCCTGGTGAAAACTCTCACGGGTATCGTAAAAAAAGACGCTGGTGAGATCTCGTATTTGGGGAGGTTCTTCAATCCTCGCCATCCAAAATACGCCCTGGAGATGGGCATCGGGATCATTCACCAGGAGTTGAACATGATGGATCACCTCACGGTGGCCCAGAATATTTTTATAGGTCGGGAGTCTACCCGTCCGGGGGGGCTTTTGCTGGACGAGGGCGAGCAAAACAGACGGGCTGCGCGTCTCTTTGACCGCCTGAACATGGATATCGATCCCACGGCTCTCCTGGGAACGCTCACCGTGGGAAAGCAGCAGATGGTGGAAATCGCCAAAGCTGTCTCCCACGATCTGCGGGTTCTGATCCTCGATGAACCAACAGCAGCCCTCACAAATAACGAGATTGCAGAACTTTTTACCATTATGAGAGGTCTCTCCGACCAGGGCGTGGGGATGATCTATATTTCCCATCGCATGGACGAGATTGGCGAGATTACCCATCGGGTTACGGTGATGCGCGATGGCGAGTACGTGGGAACCCGTGTTACCCGGGATGTTTCCAGGGACGAGATTATCAACATGATGGTGGGGCGAGTCATTTTCGAGACACCCAAGGAAAAAAGCGCCGTTCCCGATGATGCGCCGGTGGTGCTCAAGGTGGATCACCTCAAGGCGGGCAGGATGGTGAAGGATGTGAGCTTTTCCCTCCGTCAGGGAGAAATCCTCGGTTTTGCCGGCCTGATGGGGGCGGGGCGCACCGAGACCGCCCGGGCGATCTTCGGGGCCGATCCTGTCCAGAGAGGCATGATAGAGATCAAGGGACGCCCGGTCTGGATCAAGACCCCCGCCGACGCGGTAGCCCACGGGTTAGGGTATCTCTCGGAAGATCGAAAGCGCTACGGCCTGGCGCTGAACCTGAGTATCCGGGAGAACGCTGTTATGGCCGCCCTGGAGCGGTTCGAGAAGAACTGGTTCATTCAGTTCCGAAAAGTCGCCGCCGAGACCGAGGCGTACATCGAAAAGCTCCGGGTCAAAACGCCCTCGATCGATCAGATCATCCGGAACCTCTCCGGGGGGAACCAGCAGAAAGTTGTTATTGCCAAATGGCTGATCCGGAACAGTGATATCCTCATCTTTGATGAACCCACCCGGGGGATCGATGTGGGGGCCAAGAGCGAGATCTACGCGCTTATGACCGAGCTTGCTGAGCAGGGTAAATCGATCATCATGATCTCGTCGGAGCTTCCCGAGGTGCTGCGCATGAGCGATCGTGTTGTGGTGATGTGCGAAGGGCGGATCACGGGAGAGCTGGATATTTCCGAAGCCAGCCAGGAATCGATCATGAAACTCGCTACCATGAGAAACCAGGAGTAG
- a CDS encoding AraC family transcriptional regulator produces the protein MKKIALGLALSDYYDHGIARGIVRYARMKPGWQLFGHGWMFSPLEDLTSWRGDGVITRIESPREIGVMKDLPCPVIDVANGSRTEGIHRVYNNDIATGTIAGKHFIENGFRSFAYCGISDGQWSQERRQGFLKAISAVAEPRETPIFERPLEWWLKEPYSFELALFLARLPKPTGLFACNDKAGLRVSITCASQGIAVPEDIAILGVDNEEIPCELANPSMSSIELQLERIGYSAARVLDNLISAKASSGPEPRPAPGADTDITIDPFQVIERRSTAIYASEDPLVGDVFRVIRSEEGHTRSVSEIASELAVGRRTMEKHFREETGRTVHGAIVEQRVRVAAHLLKTTQLKTEAVAREAGFGSMQRFFAHFRQHLGVTPHQYRSR, from the coding sequence ATGAAGAAAATCGCCCTGGGCCTGGCACTTTCAGACTATTACGATCACGGGATTGCCCGAGGAATCGTCCGCTATGCCCGAATGAAACCGGGCTGGCAGCTTTTTGGTCACGGCTGGATGTTCTCGCCCCTGGAGGATCTCACAAGCTGGCGAGGCGACGGGGTGATCACCCGGATCGAGTCCCCCCGGGAGATCGGGGTCATGAAGGATCTGCCCTGTCCGGTGATCGATGTCGCCAACGGCTCCCGGACCGAGGGAATCCACCGCGTTTACAACAACGACATCGCCACCGGAACAATCGCGGGAAAGCACTTTATCGAAAACGGCTTCCGTTCCTTTGCCTACTGCGGAATCAGCGATGGTCAGTGGTCCCAGGAACGACGGCAGGGATTTCTGAAGGCCATTTCTGCCGTTGCCGAGCCCCGGGAAACGCCGATTTTTGAACGACCACTGGAATGGTGGCTGAAAGAACCCTACAGTTTCGAACTGGCTCTCTTTCTGGCACGATTGCCCAAACCCACGGGGCTCTTTGCCTGCAACGACAAGGCGGGACTCCGCGTGAGCATCACCTGCGCGTCCCAGGGGATCGCCGTACCCGAGGATATCGCGATTCTGGGCGTGGATAACGAGGAGATTCCCTGCGAGCTGGCAAACCCCTCCATGTCATCGATAGAGTTGCAGCTTGAGCGGATCGGGTACTCGGCGGCACGGGTTCTGGACAATCTGATCTCCGCAAAAGCCTCCTCCGGCCCGGAGCCCCGCCCCGCCCCGGGAGCGGACACGGATATCACGATTGATCCCTTTCAGGTGATCGAGCGGCGCTCCACAGCGATCTACGCCAGCGAAGATCCCCTGGTGGGGGACGTCTTCCGTGTTATCCGCTCCGAAGAGGGCCACACACGGTCGGTTTCAGAGATCGCCAGCGAACTTGCCGTGGGCCGACGAACCATGGAGAAGCATTTTCGCGAGGAAACAGGCCGAACCGTCCACGGAGCGATTGTGGAACAGCGTGTCAGGGTGGCAGCGCATCTGCTGAAAACAACCCAGCTCAAGACCGAGGCCGTGGCGAGGGAAGCGGGCTTTGGCTCCATGCAACGGTTTTTTGCCCACTTCCGGCAGCACCTGGGGGTCACGCCTCACCAGTACCGGTCCCGGTAA
- the alr gene encoding alanine racemase — MDQAAQGPLRHTRACIDLDAIDHNLNILSTRVPGVKLMPAVKSDAYGHGLVPVAQTAERFGVEMLAVATAEEFLILRDQGLTVPVLILGELFPEEAREALQQGARFAAGSREYARFLSDCALRLGVTARVHLNVDTGMGRLGLFSADPLQDLLDIAALPALHLEGLFSHFASSDEGDLSFSQEQLHRFQDLLQGADRAKVPIRYRHIANSGALIDFPSRSSYDLVRPGIAVYGIHPSDQVSQEMPLRPALRVVSRLVKITSYDRSWTVGYGRTWRVKAGTTVGVVPIGYGDGYPRALSNRGEVLIHGRRVPVMGRVSMDAITLDLTSIASRVRRGDEVVLLGDGIGAGELARLTGTIPYEITCGLSVRLPRVYLRGGRITAWTTQREGFVTGDPGEARGGAGAR; from the coding sequence ATGGACCAAGCAGCTCAAGGCCCCCTCCGGCACACCCGTGCCTGCATTGATCTGGACGCTATCGATCACAATCTGAACATTCTCTCGACCCGTGTTCCGGGGGTAAAGCTCATGCCCGCCGTAAAGTCCGATGCCTACGGGCACGGTCTGGTCCCGGTGGCTCAGACGGCAGAACGCTTCGGCGTGGAGATGCTCGCCGTGGCAACGGCCGAGGAGTTTCTCATTCTCCGGGACCAGGGGCTGACCGTGCCTGTTCTGATTCTGGGAGAGCTTTTTCCCGAGGAGGCTCGGGAGGCTCTGCAGCAGGGGGCTCGCTTCGCCGCAGGATCCAGGGAGTACGCTCGCTTCTTGAGCGACTGTGCCCTTCGATTGGGCGTCACTGCCCGGGTTCACCTGAACGTGGATACAGGAATGGGCCGTCTGGGACTCTTCTCGGCTGATCCCCTTCAGGATTTGCTCGATATAGCCGCCTTGCCGGCGCTCCACCTGGAAGGTCTTTTCTCACACTTTGCTTCCTCCGACGAGGGAGATCTTTCGTTTTCGCAAGAGCAATTACATCGCTTTCAGGACCTTCTCCAGGGAGCCGATCGGGCAAAGGTCCCAATCCGGTATCGCCATATCGCGAACAGCGGTGCTTTGATCGATTTTCCTTCGCGGTCCTCGTATGATCTGGTTCGCCCGGGAATCGCCGTCTACGGGATTCACCCAAGCGACCAGGTCAGTCAGGAGATGCCTCTTCGGCCTGCTCTGCGGGTGGTAAGCCGGCTGGTCAAAATCACCTCCTATGACCGCTCCTGGACAGTGGGCTACGGCAGAACCTGGCGAGTCAAGGCAGGAACGACCGTGGGAGTGGTTCCGATCGGCTATGGTGACGGGTACCCCCGGGCGCTCTCGAACCGGGGGGAGGTCCTGATTCACGGAAGGCGTGTGCCTGTCATGGGACGGGTCTCCATGGATGCAATCACCCTGGATCTCACATCAATCGCGTCGCGGGTGCGTCGGGGTGACGAGGTAGTGCTTTTGGGAGATGGCATCGGAGCGGGAGAGCTGGCCCGGTTGACGGGAACGATCCCCTATGAGATTACCTGCGGACTCTCTGTCCGCCTTCCTCGGGTATACCTGCGGGGGGGGCGCATTACAGCCTGGACCACTCAGAGAGAGGGCTTTGTCACGGGCGATCCGGGTGAGGCCCGGGGTGGCGCCGGGGCCCGGTAG
- a CDS encoding DUF6062 family protein produces the protein MAHIDYHAVLEALQNHQDRCPLCCFLEKAEDSYFDSLLYSWVGTEGFQDRFLAANGFCPAHAHHLREQNDGVAVAMLYAPLLKHRLRWQQNRHRLPRLFRPLGRLKLRRNQGPAARGSRASLRDCPLCEQIALWETHFLHNLFRHQKELPLQEAFRSGTGLCLPHFERLLWGVGKAPAWLSHHQDERVRTLQESVEEYASGSQGRNSTVWRELLEYMEGPARAVRHTGHRRRFRS, from the coding sequence ATGGCCCATATTGATTACCACGCTGTTCTGGAGGCCCTTCAGAACCACCAGGACCGATGCCCGCTGTGCTGTTTTCTGGAAAAGGCCGAGGACTCCTATTTTGATTCTCTTCTCTATAGCTGGGTTGGAACCGAAGGGTTCCAGGACCGGTTCCTGGCAGCAAACGGATTCTGCCCGGCCCACGCCCACCATCTGAGAGAGCAGAACGACGGCGTCGCTGTGGCGATGCTCTACGCACCTTTGCTCAAGCACCGCCTGCGGTGGCAGCAGAACCGGCACAGACTGCCTCGACTGTTTCGGCCCCTGGGCCGCCTGAAGCTTCGCCGGAATCAGGGCCCCGCAGCCCGGGGATCCCGGGCATCCCTGAGAGACTGTCCGCTCTGCGAACAGATTGCCCTCTGGGAAACCCACTTTCTGCACAACCTCTTCCGCCACCAGAAGGAGCTCCCCCTGCAAGAAGCCTTTCGCTCCGGAACAGGCCTGTGTCTCCCGCACTTTGAACGCCTCCTCTGGGGTGTCGGGAAAGCACCGGCCTGGCTCTCCCACCATCAGGACGAGCGGGTCCGGACACTCCAGGAATCGGTGGAAGAATACGCCTCGGGCAGCCAGGGGCGAAACTCCACGGTCTGGAGGGAACTCCTTGAATACATGGAGGGCCCCGCCCGGGCCGTCCGCCACACAGGGCACCGAAGGAGGTTTCGATCATGA
- a CDS encoding NlpC/P60 family protein — MKPGMLGTIGFCWTVTALAVTLAVPLAAVDVQRDILRPAQAYSGAEYCLGGVSPPCFDCSGFVLRVYRNHVPDLPRVSRDMAQVGQRVPRESLRPGDLVFFATGGRSDVVTHVAIYMGQDSIIHAISNGPNRGVTITPLSARYWATRYYSASRVLPEPAAVARMAENEAIRFSQGTYTGDLDNGEPHGRGAMDMNNGDHYEGEFRQGFFEGTGTYTWANGDRYRGGFRSGEMHGQGRFVAASGDILEGRWESGELVRTTQESAPAATPRAAARSTYIRERDSPWETWDGIVEGDFRIWQEQQQRAFEEHRRRSEPPRSN, encoded by the coding sequence ATGAAACCGGGGATGCTCGGAACGATTGGGTTTTGTTGGACCGTTACTGCTCTGGCGGTGACTCTGGCGGTACCGCTGGCGGCGGTGGATGTGCAACGCGATATTCTGCGTCCGGCCCAGGCCTACTCGGGAGCGGAGTATTGTCTTGGCGGGGTCTCTCCGCCGTGCTTTGACTGTAGCGGTTTTGTCTTGCGGGTGTATCGCAATCATGTCCCGGACCTCCCCCGGGTATCGCGGGACATGGCTCAGGTGGGTCAGCGAGTTCCCCGGGAATCTCTTCGGCCCGGAGATCTGGTTTTTTTTGCCACCGGCGGGCGCTCCGATGTGGTGACCCACGTGGCCATTTATATGGGGCAGGATTCGATCATCCACGCTATCTCAAACGGACCCAACCGGGGCGTTACTATCACCCCTTTGAGCGCACGCTATTGGGCAACCCGGTACTATAGTGCTTCCCGGGTCTTGCCCGAGCCGGCTGCGGTGGCGCGGATGGCCGAGAACGAAGCGATTCGTTTCTCCCAGGGCACGTATACGGGTGATCTCGATAATGGAGAGCCCCACGGCAGGGGGGCCATGGATATGAACAACGGCGATCACTACGAGGGCGAGTTCCGGCAGGGCTTTTTCGAGGGAACGGGCACCTACACCTGGGCCAACGGAGACCGCTATCGGGGCGGCTTCCGGTCGGGAGAAATGCACGGCCAGGGTCGTTTTGTCGCCGCCTCGGGGGATATTCTGGAAGGACGCTGGGAATCGGGGGAGCTGGTACGAACCACCCAGGAGTCAGCTCCTGCAGCAACGCCCCGGGCTGCCGCGCGCAGCACCTATATCCGCGAGAGGGACTCTCCCTGGGAAACCTGGGATGGTATTGTGGAGGGTGATTTCAGAATATGGCAGGAACAGCAGCAACGAGCCTTCGAGGAGCATCGCCGCCGCTCGGAGCCGCCGCGTTCCAACTGA
- a CDS encoding DMT family transporter gives MIVHLAMLTTMILWGVSFVASKLVLEEISPLTYMGIRFLLASLLLAGVMILRGRPRFSRKTHGLIALTALAEPVAYFLFETFGLNLLSPSIASLIIATTPLAVMVLAAAFLQEPLSTRGITAVFLSIGGIALLVLGNGNSGALGTPDPRQLLGIALIFGAVISAACYITLARNLTQRHDPVNLTVIQTWWGAGVFFLLWRLQPPLLRTLSLSPLGWGAVIFLAAGATVLAFLLYNWALRYETAGRAALYINAIPVITAITSWFVLGERLSPIQGAGAVLVLLAVRFSSHRKEVLIVPPEG, from the coding sequence GTGATCGTTCACCTGGCCATGCTCACCACCATGATCCTCTGGGGGGTCTCCTTTGTCGCCTCCAAGCTCGTCCTGGAGGAAATATCCCCCCTGACCTACATGGGGATACGTTTCCTCCTGGCATCGCTCCTTCTGGCTGGAGTCATGATCCTGCGGGGACGGCCCCGCTTTTCCCGGAAAACCCACGGCCTGATCGCCCTGACGGCCCTGGCAGAACCGGTGGCCTACTTTCTTTTCGAGACCTTCGGCCTCAACCTGCTCTCCCCCTCAATCGCTTCCCTCATTATCGCCACAACGCCCCTGGCGGTCATGGTCCTGGCCGCAGCTTTTCTGCAGGAGCCTCTCTCGACGAGGGGAATCACGGCGGTCTTTCTTTCCATCGGCGGGATAGCCTTGCTGGTTCTGGGCAACGGAAACTCGGGCGCCCTGGGCACCCCCGATCCCCGGCAGCTTTTGGGGATCGCCCTGATCTTCGGAGCGGTCATTTCGGCGGCCTGTTATATCACCCTGGCACGAAACCTGACTCAACGTCACGATCCCGTTAATCTCACGGTGATCCAAACCTGGTGGGGCGCAGGGGTCTTTTTCCTGCTTTGGCGCCTTCAGCCGCCTTTGCTGCGAACCCTCTCCTTGAGCCCCCTCGGGTGGGGCGCGGTCATCTTTCTTGCTGCAGGGGCCACGGTTCTGGCCTTCCTGTTGTACAACTGGGCGCTCCGCTACGAGACAGCCGGGCGGGCGGCGCTCTACATCAACGCTATCCCCGTAATAACAGCCATAACAAGCTGGTTTGTTCTGGGAGAGCGATTATCCCCGATCCAGGGAGCGGGAGCTGTCCTGGTGCTCCTGGCTGTCCGCTTCTCTTCTCATCGCAAGGAGGTCCTGATTGTCCCACCAGAAGGCTAG
- a CDS encoding NUDIX hydrolase — protein MSHQKASHSTHYFETSPRPPLHHCPHCGREGFSFDGRNRFSCETCGFVYFHNTAAACGAILTISQGPQKGRILLLRRGQEPRAGMLDFPGGFIDPGESAEEALLREIREEVNLTARDLRYFFSASNRYLYRDVPYTTCDLIFTGTLSGPPESFQKSEISGFTLLLPEEISLDEIAFPSLRAAMARFLQAPPGPDGEPARG, from the coding sequence TTGTCCCACCAGAAGGCTAGTCATTCCACACATTATTTCGAGACATCTCCCCGCCCGCCCCTGCATCACTGCCCCCACTGTGGCAGGGAAGGGTTCTCCTTCGACGGAAGAAACCGTTTCTCCTGCGAAACCTGCGGGTTTGTCTATTTTCACAACACCGCAGCTGCCTGCGGAGCGATCCTCACCATATCTCAGGGCCCTCAAAAGGGGCGCATCCTTCTCCTCCGCCGGGGCCAGGAGCCCCGGGCAGGGATGCTCGACTTTCCCGGCGGGTTCATCGACCCCGGCGAATCAGCCGAAGAGGCCCTGTTGCGGGAAATCCGGGAGGAAGTTAACCTGACAGCCCGGGATCTGCGGTATTTTTTCTCCGCCTCAAACCGCTATCTCTACCGGGATGTTCCCTACACCACCTGTGATCTCATCTTTACCGGAACACTTTCGGGGCCGCCCGAATCTTTCCAGAAATCGGAGATCAGCGGGTTTACCCTGCTCCTGCCGGAAGAAATATCCCTGGACGAGATCGCCTTCCCCTCTCTCCGGGCGGCCATGGCGAGATTCCTCCAGGCTCCGCCCGGCCCTGACGGAGAACCAGCCCGAGGCTGA
- a CDS encoding alpha/beta hydrolase: protein MITEGPGPGKAAAALILLHGRGSGAQQILGLGRTIVHSLGRRDLLLLAPHAMRSTWYLPRFAELKDPLDPWLVSARQAVDALITKMTAGGIAREKIFLLGFSQGACLVADRALRIPQRYGGLFILSGASLPPANREEDEPENPAANMEGTPVCIGCSQEDPHIPLARLRATEEALRKASASVETLVYPGAGHTVTPEEMSLVQEILTRGIVS, encoded by the coding sequence GTGATTACAGAAGGACCAGGCCCCGGAAAGGCAGCGGCAGCACTGATCCTTCTTCACGGCCGAGGATCCGGAGCCCAGCAGATCCTGGGGCTGGGAAGAACCATCGTCCATTCCCTGGGCCGACGAGACCTTCTTCTCCTGGCGCCCCACGCCATGCGCTCAACCTGGTATCTCCCCCGCTTCGCCGAACTGAAGGACCCTCTGGACCCCTGGCTCGTCTCGGCACGCCAGGCCGTGGACGCCCTCATAACAAAGATGACCGCCGGCGGCATCGCCCGGGAAAAAATCTTTCTTTTGGGCTTCAGCCAGGGAGCCTGCCTTGTGGCCGATAGAGCCTTGCGGATTCCCCAGCGCTACGGAGGCCTCTTCATCCTGAGCGGAGCTTCGCTCCCCCCTGCGAACCGGGAAGAAGATGAACCGGAAAATCCCGCCGCCAACATGGAAGGAACCCCCGTCTGCATAGGTTGCAGCCAGGAGGACCCCCACATTCCCCTGGCCCGCCTCCGGGCAACAGAAGAGGCGCTGCGAAAGGCTTCAGCCTCAGTGGAGACTCTGGTATACCCCGGCGCGGGTCACACCGTGACACCGGAAGAGATGTCCCTGGTCCAGGAGATTCTCACCCGGGGGATCGTTTCCTGA
- a CDS encoding acyltransferase family protein, with product MRETAPHLEGIDNLRFVLVLLVVATQGALSYGVPGSAWWVVRDTSGSPWVGLLGVLLELPLLPILCFIAGYFAVFSVSRRGAGAFMVQKVRCLAPLWIAGVLVAAPLPVHLGLLARGERWEGLRSWWPRFFTSLYHQSVYGFLGLLLVFFLILAVASRIPAFARWLDQEPPENCERCRRERWRGVLLLYCLTSLGVFLVHRRVPLDGWGHWNYLFMEQPLRIPLYGGYFLYGLVAGRGLFLHREWLRGEKAWPRLSLWLPLGLVFLVGYGANRLGVLPEQREDLVVQAATALLMAGMTLSWLMVALALARCGLERRGRIWRRGARNALGIYCLHPLVLAPVVFLLRGVPRVPPEGKFLLAVTVTVMLSLALSEGWLILIRGFRKRSPG from the coding sequence ATGAGAGAGACAGCGCCCCACCTGGAGGGGATCGATAACCTGCGGTTTGTTCTGGTTCTGCTCGTGGTAGCTACCCAGGGGGCTCTGAGCTACGGTGTTCCCGGTTCGGCCTGGTGGGTCGTGAGGGATACTTCCGGTTCACCCTGGGTGGGGCTTCTCGGGGTGCTTCTGGAGTTGCCCCTGTTGCCAATTCTCTGTTTTATTGCGGGGTATTTTGCCGTTTTTTCCGTGAGTCGTCGGGGGGCAGGGGCCTTCATGGTTCAGAAGGTGCGGTGCCTGGCCCCTCTCTGGATCGCAGGGGTTCTTGTGGCGGCGCCCCTCCCGGTGCATTTGGGGCTCCTTGCCCGGGGTGAGCGGTGGGAAGGTCTCCGGTCCTGGTGGCCCCGGTTTTTTACATCCCTTTACCACCAGTCGGTGTACGGATTTCTGGGCCTGCTTCTGGTTTTTTTCCTGATTCTGGCGGTGGCTTCCCGGATTCCCGCGTTTGCCCGCTGGCTCGATCAGGAACCTCCTGAAAATTGCGAGCGGTGCCGCCGCGAGCGCTGGCGGGGAGTCCTGCTCCTTTATTGTCTCACGTCGCTGGGGGTGTTTCTGGTTCACCGCCGAGTTCCTCTGGACGGGTGGGGCCACTGGAACTACCTCTTTATGGAGCAGCCCCTGAGAATACCTCTCTACGGAGGGTATTTCCTCTACGGTCTGGTGGCTGGTCGCGGCCTCTTTCTTCATCGTGAATGGCTTCGTGGCGAGAAGGCCTGGCCCCGCCTCTCTTTGTGGCTTCCCCTGGGGCTTGTTTTTCTGGTGGGCTACGGGGCCAATCGCCTGGGGGTGCTCCCGGAACAGCGGGAGGATCTGGTCGTGCAGGCTGCTACGGCTCTCCTCATGGCGGGCATGACGCTTTCCTGGCTCATGGTAGCGCTTGCTCTTGCCAGGTGCGGCCTGGAACGCCGGGGGCGGATCTGGCGCCGGGGGGCCCGGAACGCCCTGGGCATCTATTGCCTGCACCCGCTGGTACTGGCTCCTGTGGTTTTTCTGCTTCGTGGTGTTCCCCGGGTTCCTCCGGAGGGCAAGTTCCTGCTGGCCGTGACGGTAACGGTAATGCTTTCCCTGGCCCTCTCCGAGGGCTGGCTGATCCTGATCAGGGGGTTCAGGAAACGATCCCCCGGGTGA